A stretch of DNA from Acipenser ruthenus chromosome 21, fAciRut3.2 maternal haplotype, whole genome shotgun sequence:
GGAGATAAGAGGAAAAGATTAAtgtttaatacattattaaatgaaCACAAAAGCCATAATTCTATTTAAAGGTTTATGCCTACATTTTTAAATTAGCACTTCTTTCTGTATTATTATAGGATTATGTCCTTACCAATCACAAAACCACAAGAAATAATTGTACCTTTTGAATATATAATGCACAGTACAGTTGGCTGTCAAACTTACAGTGCCGGCTCTTTCATGGGTACAAAGTATAGTAGCAGCAGTACACTGGTTTTACTTGGTTAAGATGTCTCTCAGTTTGTAATTCCTCTGTATGTTACTGAGTGTGTTCTCTCCTCCCTGCACCAGGTATCAGACAGGTGTGACTACGTCTATGTGAACGGGAAGGAGATGAAGGGGAAGGTGAAGATGGCGGTGAATTTCACCTACGAGTACCTGAGCGCCCAGCTGGAAATGACTGTGTGGATCCCTCGGCTCCCCCTGCAGATAGAGGTGTCTGACACCGAGCTCAGCCAGATCAAAGGCTGGAGGGTCCCTGTGGCCAACAAAAGGTAGGATTATAGCTACCAGGGCTGTACATCCTGCCTTGCAAGCAGGTAGGTAAAAGAAAGCTTCTGTAGGGTAAGGTACACATCTGCATTTCCACCTATAATAAGCAGTTCAGGGTAGAGCAGAGGGAAGCTCTTATGCATTGTACTTTACTGGAATCATTCTTTCTCtagcagagcagagggaggctttTATCATTGCACAGGACCTGTTTTGCTGGGATTCAATCACACAGCACCAAAGCGAGGACttatctttgttttgtgtgtttgttaagGCCAAGCTGGGACAGTGATGACGAGGATGAAGATGACAGGAAGGGGAGGGGATGCACGCTGCAGTACCAGCACGCCATGGTACGGGTCTTCACACATTTCGTGGCTGAGCAGTCTGACCCACGTGAGCAGCTGACCTACTTCCTGGGCCCTGATTGGCAGCTTGATATCACAGAGCTGGTCACATACTTTCTGAAAGTGGAGAACCCGAGGATAGCCAGACTGCAGGATGGGAAGATTCTAGTTGGCCGCGACATAGGGGTGACCACAATTCAGGTAAACCTAAATGGACAGGACACTAAATATATGACTTTTTTTCTGAATGTTCACACAGTAATAAACTATTTGGCCACTTAGCCGTCATGCTGGTATTAATCTATTCTGGAAATGTATTGCCTAATCTTCTGAGGCTTCAAAGAGTTGCCACATATTAATTAAGAAAAAGCATATTCCTCCTACTGCGAGATTGAGCAACaaataaattgaaaatgtattttaaaattaaaattaaaatgcaccACAATCCTAATATGTTATAAAAATGTACTTGCTATGGACACGcatttaaataacaatatgtGTGGAGTCAAACTTTGCTTAAGAGTATTGGGCTTCACTGTTCCTTTAATCTGGTCAGCTCTGTTATAAAGTGTAGGCATTGAAACAGTACTGAATAACTCTGTCTGAGTCTgtctacaggtgctgtctccTCTATCAGACTCCATCCTGGCTGAGAAGACGGTGACAGTGCTGGATGACAAGGTGACCATCACTGACCTCGGGGTGCAGCTGGTCACTGGGCTCTCACTGTCCCTTCAGCTCAGCACAGAAAGCAACAGGGCCATTGTCGCCACGACAACCACACAGGAGCTACTTCACAGCCCGAAACAGGTAACTAGGTAATTTAGTAAATAGATTCCGGATTAATTAATCTACAGtttaattttacaatttattCAGGAATAAATAGAATACATCTGGCAGCAATAAGTGTAACTGCATTAACTTCATAATTGCTTAATTTTGCCCCCTGTTGTACTAGGTTTCATTGCTTTGCAGTGAATGGTTCCCCCCATGTGTCTATAACCACCCTGTAGCACAGAACTGTATTACCTTAGATATTCTGAATGGCACCCTCTTGTGGAGTTTTTAAAACTActgaaaaaggcttttttttttcaaatatcaaGAATATAgcagtattcttttttttgtctCTGTATGGAAATGTGTTACCCCAGTTTAAGAGACCAGTTTGTCCTCTCAGTGTAGCACAATTTAAAATGCCATTTACGTGTATGCTGATTAAGAAAgactctgtctgcctgtctccacACTCCTGGAAAAGAAGCacgctgctggaagattcatctgtCAGAAACTGCAGGGgattaacagaaaaaaagtaattagCTCATTAAAGGGCGAATTCAACAAATCAATATAGGTTTTTTATTAAAGGGGATTCGTGATTTTAAAAGCCCCGTTTTGCATTAAAACCTCTTGAGAATCAAAAGCTCAGTTAAACGTGGTATCTTTGTTCAAAATGAGCTTTGATCTTCATTCTGCGTCAGACTGACAGTGAGATCACACACGACTGACCTGGTGTATCACAGTGAATTTGTTGAATTTTAAACAACATTAATTGcactcattttgtcttgttcgtcagGAGGCAGTGATCAGTGTGTGGATCCAGTTCAGTGACGGCTCCATGACTCCGCTTGATATCTACGACCCCAGCTACTTCACCCTGGCTGTGACCTCGCTGGACAAAGAGGTGGTCTCTGTTCGGAAGGACCCTCAAATGAACACTCCAGTTGTGGTTGctgagggagaggggcagggagatcTTGTCAAGGTGGAGATGGTGATTAGTGAGGTCTGTCAGAAGTCCAAGAGGAAGAGCACTCTGTCGGTTGGGAATGGGAGCCTCAAGGTCAAATTTGCCCCGATCGACAACCGAGCTAAGGTCGGCAGCAGCAGCGATTATGGTAATGACGGCAAAGAGGTAGAAAACAAGGAGAGCGTGCGCCAGCAGAAGACTGGAACGGAGGGGAGGTACTATGGGAGCTCCGCCTCGGACCGCAAGGAAAGCGCCATGAGGAAAATCACCACAACGGCCAAGTCCGTCAACAGCGATCTTGACAGGGGCAGCATTTCCAGCAACGTCGGTCGAGGCCACGGTAATCTCGTTAACTACACCAACTTCCCTTCACAGGTGGATATATCGAACAACCGGGGGGCCGTGAAAGAGAACGAGCTGGCTCAATCTCCCCGAGTGCTGACTGATCTAGAGATTGGCATGTATGCTCTGTTGGGTGTCTTCTGCTTGGCCATCCTGGTGTTTCTTCTGAACTGCGTGTCCTACATGCTGAAATTCAGACACAAGCAAGCCTCAGTGCAAGGTCAAGAGAACATGAACCACATGCATGACTGGGTGTGGCTGGGGACTGACGCTGAGCTAGTGATGAACATGGCAGATGCCCCAGCTCAGCATGATAAACACAGCACTACGGTCATAGACATCGCGTTGGGCTTGGAGAATGGCGCTAACCTGGTTAGTGGGACGCTGCAGAAAACTGAACAAGGCCACATACTCGGCTCTATGAGCTCCCTCAGAACCAAACTCAAAAGTGAATCAATAAACTCGCCAACCACAAAAAGAAAGAGTGTCAAATTTACCACTTTTACTTCCATTTCCGTAGACAGTGTCCGACCATCCGCCGAAGCCATGTTAATGGACCACGAGGATATTAAATGGGTCAGCAAAGAGTTAGAAGGCGTGAACTCCAAAGATCAAGAACACATAGAAAAAGATCAACTAGACCACTTGTAATATCATTTGAATCTCTTGGGTTTTGGTTGTATTTCTTTTCACCTTTATGCCTTCAGTTTTAAGGGAAGAGATGTGGATTAATTTAATGTGGAAAGGCTAATCTACACACCCTGTAATCCTCTCTGTAGTGCTGCATTTGTTAAAGACACACATCAAGTGCTTGCTGGGAATATCTACATCACTTTAGTCTTCCATTCGATTGCAGCTCAGTCCTCTTTCAAATACTAAATATACTAAATATAAAGACACACGATACAGAAGACTAAGACTAATTGATACGTATATGTTTGTGGGTTCCCTTTAATCAGGACACAATCGTACAAACCATGTCAGAGAATGCGGTGAActgacaccttttttttttttttttttgagaaatcttAAAAGAGTTTAATTAACCAGAAAGGTGGTTTTTGCTGAAAGCATTCCTTGACAAATCTGGGTTAATTTATGTTCCAAAGGAGATTtttgaaaaaaagggaaaataaagtaatacattaaaacaaCGGTTTTGAGGGGAAGTCTTTGTCATTGTTTTTCAGGTTCTGCCTATTTGGTTTAATGGTTCAATATGTGGAGGTTTAGTGAATAGAACCAGTCTACCACAGTAATGACGGGTTTCACTGACCCTGGTGAGCACCAGTCTtggctacctaatgttaccttggaGTCAAGGAAGATGAGAGCCTACTGGGGTCAAACCAGAGATTTTCTAATTTCCATTGTTCAAAATCTCCATGGAGTACAAATAGAAAAGGGAAGTTCTGTGTGAGTCTGGAAGTGACTGTTGCTGTTATCACTTTTCTCAGTCATAgctgtgcagacacacacacacttacaaacATGCATGGTGTTATGTGCATACAAACCCTCCCACCTGCATGCAATTCTTAAAGGAGATCTTAGTAACAGTGTTAagagaatcatttttttttttaatgttcacttttttacatttcactgttgtttttttaatgtatttgtgcactgtttacaattgttttttttaaagatactgATCATAcaagctgtaaaaataaatatgttttaaagattATCAATTATCattgaatattttaatatttgtatattgtaaaaatgtaagatATATTTATAAACAGGATCACCAAGAATAAAATTAGCTTGAAATGACATTGTTGCCACAGGGACactgatgtgtgtgtttttcttttgttaccaATTAAAACTTGTGTTCACTATCCTGTATTCACATAGCAGTATAGTAATAAGAGAACAAGGGATtgatcagtattttttttttgttcttgattATACTCTCGCAAGCTAAAATCTCTTCAAGTTTTGAGTATCTGAAATCCTCCCCTGGGAAACAATTTTCTCAGATACACTAATGAaatcctccctcctccttcctaaTCTTTTTTAGATATACTAAATGACGTCTGCATTGGAATTTGATAGCGACCTTGGGAGATTTTCTAGACATGTATTTCTCATGACAGCTTTAATAGGCTCCAGGATTGTTTTCtttcaaagttaaaaataaaacttttacatCTCCATCTTATCGTCCTTTTAAAATCCATTACGCAGCGTTTCCAGAATGCTGGCTTTTCCTTAAGCATTAATAAAGGAGTATAGCTAGCTGTCATCATTCATAATGCTTAGCACTTTCCCCTGATCGATAAATTGCCTTGTTTGACTTTTTACCCAACCTGTACGCATTATCAAGGTCCGGTAAACCTTGTACTGCCTTTTGAAGTTAGAAATGAACTGGCTATGTCCTGACCTTGGCAAGTGTTGGCACGTTACAGTAAATAGACACAGGCTGACATACAGTGAACAGATCTAAGGGGAAACACATACACCATGCTCAAAAGCATGACAGCCTGAGCATTTGCTTTGTACAGCTAAAAAAACAACTTATGAATAAAGA
This window harbors:
- the LOC117428512 gene encoding transmembrane protein 132D-like — its product is MMCCNRRVWRMLQLYSAVILSAVTVSQEIESRELSIGIKRPTSFPMYLLVNYKVLNANSSFFLKEANQDIMRNSSMQTHTEPFLILQASQAQAPIVNVSYGPLSVEQTVPLDMIQMADLFYTTNQFSFNWKIQSYILNRRVSSSQPKVQVLFYISGNNWYDQSPEGTMDKLPCIMVFAFWQTQEVRGSCRLQGNLGLCVAELEPLSSWFSPTGETFNQEKPVDPADGTPVELYYMIRSTLNGGCVNEEATKRGRTEQYEFDETPVTPMRRIGSVHIHQIPPSEGQQAELRLGDGVVIQVSSKPIKKRDVVTFYVSVSPGSTVDAFTLRAKVKKGFSFRNVRISNSPAWEINLEIGKDGKYGTTTVLCNRKSSLIANRSESSLLEIMQLDFEANELSSQSDSLGITWQVELPGTGQAAEEGETELYVMQKEIIGIAPLAMDTEILNMALLTGKRVVVPVKVVALERDGTVTDVSDFTDCRSTDDEVLKVSDRCDYVYVNGKEMKGKVKMAVNFTYEYLSAQLEMTVWIPRLPLQIEVSDTELSQIKGWRVPVANKRPSWDSDDEDEDDRKGRGCTLQYQHAMVRVFTHFVAEQSDPREQLTYFLGPDWQLDITELVTYFLKVENPRIARLQDGKILVGRDIGVTTIQVLSPLSDSILAEKTVTVLDDKVTITDLGVQLVTGLSLSLQLSTESNRAIVATTTTQELLHSPKQEAVISVWIQFSDGSMTPLDIYDPSYFTLAVTSLDKEVVSVRKDPQMNTPVVVAEGEGQGDLVKVEMVISEVCQKSKRKSTLSVGNGSLKVKFAPIDNRAKVGSSSDYGNDGKEVENKESVRQQKTGTEGRYYGSSASDRKESAMRKITTTAKSVNSDLDRGSISSNVGRGHGNLVNYTNFPSQVDISNNRGAVKENELAQSPRVLTDLEIGMYALLGVFCLAILVFLLNCVSYMLKFRHKQASVQGQENMNHMHDWVWLGTDAELVMNMADAPAQHDKHSTTVIDIALGLENGANLVSGTLQKTEQGHILGSMSSLRTKLKSESINSPTTKRKSVKFTTFTSISVDSVRPSAEAMLMDHEDIKWVSKELEGVNSKDQEHIEKDQLDHL